Within Kutzneria chonburiensis, the genomic segment CCTACCTGTGCCCGAACTCGGCGACCTGCACGCCAAGCGGCGCCCCGGCCCTTACCGCACGAGTGGCCATTGTGGACGCCGACCCGACGACGCCGACCCCGGGCCGCCGGCAGATCTCCGTGCTGAGCTGGTCCAGTAAACGCTAGAACAGGCCCAACGTGCGCAGGTAGGCTCCCGTCAGCGCGTCGGCGGTGAACACCGCCAGCAGCGCCCCGGCGACCATGAACGGCCCGAACGGCAGCGCCGTGCGCCGGTTGCCCTTGCGGGCCGCCATAACCGCGACGCCCACGACCGCGCCGAGCAGGAAGCCGGCGAAGCCGCCGATCACCAGCGCCCGCCACGACAGGAAACCGAGCACCATGCCGATGATGCCGGCCAGCTTCACGTCGCCGAAACCCATCCCGGCCGGGAACGACACCGCCAGCACGCAGAAGAACGCGAACAGGGCCACTCCCCCGATGCCGGCCCGCAGCAGCGCCCAGAAGTCCCACTGGAACGCCGCACCCGCGGTCAGCAGCACCGCGATGACCGGATAGGACGGCAGCACGATGGCGTTGGGCAGCCGCCGCGTCTCCAGGTCGATCGCCGACAGCGCGATGCCCATAGCCGTGAAGTACAGGTACGCCGGCAGTTCCGGCGTCGTCACGCGCAGCGCCACCGCCACGAACAGCACACCGGTCAGCAGCTCGACCAGCGGGTAGCGGACACTGATCGGCGCGCCGCAGTCGGAACACTTGCCGCGCAGCAACAACCAGCCGACGACCGGGATGTTGTGTCGCGGACGGATCCTCACATCACAGTTCGGGCACGCCGACGGCGGTGAGACGACCGAGGCGCCGACCGGGACGCGGTGGATGACGACGTTCAGAAATGAGCCCACGACCAGGCCCAACAGCCCGACGAAGACCAACAACACGACCACCGGCCACCCCCGTCCCGCGCCGAATTCCCCGAATGGTGTAGCACACGCGCCGTTTCTGCGATGAATGGTTGAACGCAGCACGACCGTGAAGGACGGCGAGGGCCATGACGATCAGAACCGCGGTCATCGAGTCGCACACGCTCCTTCGCTACGGCCTGGCCCAGCTGATCGAGCAGCAGCCGGACATGGAGCTGGTCGGTGAGGCGTGCTCGGGGGCCGAGGCCACCCACCTGGTCGCCGCCCAGCGGCCGGACGTGGTCACGCTGGCCGTCACCCTGCCCGACGTCGACGGCATCGCGCTGGCCCGCCAGCTCCGCGACCGCGACCCCGAGCTCGGCATCGTGGTGCTGACCTCACGTGGCGAGGACGACGTGCTGTTCCGGGCGATGGAGACCGGCGCGTCGGCATTCGTGCCGAAGACCGCGCCGACCAGCGAGGTGCTGGGCGCGATGCGGCACGCCTCCGTGGCCGCCTCCTCGTTCACCGCCAGCGGCCTGGCCGACGCGTTCGCCCGGCAGCGGGGCGCCGGGACGCGGACCGGCCTGAGCCCGCGTGAGCGTGAGACGCTGGACCTGCTCAGCCACGGCCTGTCGGTGCCGGCGATCGCCGGCCGGATGTACGTGAGCCAGTCGACGGCGAAGACCTACGTCACCCGCCTGTACGAGAAGCTCGGCGCCAGCAACCGCGCCCAGGCCCTGATGACAGCGGTGCACCAGGGCCTCATCCACAGCATGGCCTCATAGCCCCACGCCCGCCACTTTTCTGCCACATGCGCTTCCCACTTGCGCCCAGATGCCACATGGGAAGCGCATGTGAAAAAGCCGGGGCGGCCCCGCGCGCCTCCCTCCCCACCGAGTCGGCCAGCGGCTACCCCCGGAACAACCGGCCTGGTGCGCGCGGAGCCCCCGGCGGGTCTACCCCAGTGCAACCCGCGCGCCGCCGGTGAACCGGCGAGCCCCAACCGCGTCCAACGCTACAATATAATTAACGAAAGTCACGGGTTCCGGCCCGAATCACCCGCTCGGCGCAACGCTCTGTACCCGGTGGTGCAGTCCCGGTTAACATCGGCGCGTTCCACGCAACAAGGGAGGGCTGCCGTGGACGCCAGCAGCGAGGGGGCCGCCCCGCCGGAGTTCGCGTTGGCCCGCCGGCTCAACCACCTGTTCAACACCACGGTGAAGGCGGTCGACAAGCGCGGCCGGCCGGTGCGCTTCTCCACGCCCGAGGTGGCCGCCGCCATCACCGAGGATCCCTCACATCCGATCTCCATCTCCCGGGTGACGCTGTGGAAGGTCCGCGAGGGCAAGGCCAATCCGACCATGGAGAAGGTCAGGGCCATCGCCAAGTTCTTCGACGACCACCGCCCCGACGGCGCGCCGCGGGTCACCGCCGCCTGGCTGCTGGCCGAGGGTGACGAGCCGCAGATCCCGGTGCAGCAGACGCTGCCGGAGCGGGCCGAGCAGGTTCGGGCGATCGCCATGCGGGCCGGCCGGATGAGCCCGGAGCGGCTGCGGATGCTGGTGGAGATGATCGAAGTGATCGACCCGGGTGGCGGCGAGGCGCTGCCGGGCGCCGGGGGCTGAGCCGATGCGATTCGCCCGCCGCGACTCCGGAGCCAGCGAGCGCGAGCTGCGCCGACGGTGCCGGGGACTGCTGCGCGACCTGGACGTGCAGCCGCCGCTGGACGTGCACGAGTTCTGTGCCCGGCTGGCCGTGGTCCGCGGCCGGCCGATCAAGCTGGTGCCCTACGCGCTGTGGGCCGACGGGCCGTTCGGGCTGTGGTTCAAGGGCCGCACCACCGACTTCATCGTCTACCAGGAGCACACCACCAAACCGCACCAGCGGCACATCATCCTGCACGAGGTCGGTCACATCCTGGCCGACCACCCGTCCGACGAGGGCGCGGACAACCTGTGCGACCTGCTGGCCGGCCCGGCCGGCGAGCTGCCCGAGCCGCCGGAGACGCTGCGCTGCCGCACCGCCTACGAGGAGCGGGAAGAGCGCGAGGCCGAGACCGTGGCGACGATCATCCTGGAGTGGGCGTCCATTTTGGACGCCATGCGGCTGCCGCAGAGCGCCGACGCCGCCGAGGGTGTGGACGCCGCGTTGAGCGACCGGTTGGGGTGGCTATGACGGTTCAGGTGCTCGCCGCCATTGTCATCGGCTTCTGGAAGGCGTCGCAGCTGGCGCGCACGCCGAAGCGGATCTCACTGTGGTGGGTTGTGGCCTGCTTCGCGCTGTCGGCGGCGGCGTTCGCTGTCGCGCCGTACGCCGGTGCCGGCGTCGAGGGCGGCGTGTCCGGGACCGGCCCGATCTGGTTGATGTGGCTGGGCGAGGCGCTGCTGCTGACCATGCTGTACTCGCTGATCTGCGTGTTCGTCTTCTCGGCCGGGCAGGGTCGGGCGGCGTGGTGGCAGGCTGTGCGAGAGGTTGTGCGGCTGGGGATCACGTTGGTGGTGCTGGGTGTGCTGGCCGCGACCGTGCCGCAGCGGCTGGCCCCGGCCGAGTACCCCCGCGCTACGCTGGACGCGTTTCGCTTCGTGGCCAACACCTACACCGTGTACGGCGTGATCACGT encodes:
- a CDS encoding prepilin peptidase; this translates as MVVLLVFVGLLGLVVGSFLNVVIHRVPVGASVVSPPSACPNCDVRIRPRHNIPVVGWLLLRGKCSDCGAPISVRYPLVELLTGVLFVAVALRVTTPELPAYLYFTAMGIALSAIDLETRRLPNAIVLPSYPVIAVLLTAGAAFQWDFWALLRAGIGGVALFAFFCVLAVSFPAGMGFGDVKLAGIIGMVLGFLSWRALVIGGFAGFLLGAVVGVAVMAARKGNRRTALPFGPFMVAGALLAVFTADALTGAYLRTLGLF
- a CDS encoding response regulator, which encodes MTIRTAVIESHTLLRYGLAQLIEQQPDMELVGEACSGAEATHLVAAQRPDVVTLAVTLPDVDGIALARQLRDRDPELGIVVLTSRGEDDVLFRAMETGASAFVPKTAPTSEVLGAMRHASVAASSFTASGLADAFARQRGAGTRTGLSPRERETLDLLSHGLSVPAIAGRMYVSQSTAKTYVTRLYEKLGASNRAQALMTAVHQGLIHSMAS